Proteins from a single region of Primulina tabacum isolate GXHZ01 chromosome 5, ASM2559414v2, whole genome shotgun sequence:
- the LOC142547048 gene encoding kinesin-like protein KIN-12D gives MLREFKSFRRNLVKNLDEEETENVPINPMDSLNPQTAADPSRPPLNSIQEHSKSQAIKVDSDPYLSNIKVTKFDRTPTKPKPNSLMNFRTPEKLGQQSKIRFGWAQKSEFHMSSSAVDSKEEGRVVSNTNTPRSTRKVTKPNLSYSECNSTYSTPTKSVSKPPNPGFCLASTSRPQPYGSARVNFGALSKGMPSSYNSSSVVNTFEVPNFDLKEEPSFWMEHNVQVLIRVRPLNNMEKSSDGFERCLKQESAQCITWVGQPETRFTFDHVACEAVDQETLFRVVGLPMVENCLSGYNSCMFAYGQTGSGKTYTMLGDTEELEVKPRPNRGMTPRVFEFLFARIRAEEEIRKDERLKYNCKCSFLEIYNEQITDLLDPSSSNLMLREDIKKGVYVENLSEFEVRTVGDILQLLCQGSSNRKVAATNMNRESSRSHSVFTCVIESKWETNSTTNFRFARLNLVDLAGSERQKSSGAEGKRLKEAASINKSLSTLGHVIMVLVDVAHGRPRHVPYRDSRLTFLLQDSLGGNSKTMIIANVSPSICCAAETLNTLKFAQRAKLIQNNAIVNEDSSGDVSALQYQILMLKDELAALKREKITRSLSFGPNADRDTVKEENDNYDQWTLEQGNESSDSLRVSNKQLKSMEFTLAGALRREQMAETSIKQLEAEIEQLNRLVSQREEDTMCIKMMLKFKEDKIQRMESLNGGLMSADAYLLMENAALSEEIQLLRERIDKNPEVTRFAHENIKLIDQVRRFQDLYEEGEREMLMDDISKLRNQICLFLEENANLEHNGAVNTSGERDALHMELERTLSELEESKRKLDCCLENNAKLRGEINKLHASLNTVGSATREQDFSTEVIKESIVEVTSFNNQSIKAPRKDVETKITSLINHGEDIMDLQLELDVLKSILQEERAYRGEAEEMAKSLSTELLLFKEMFASITKEYKDALEEVEKSRLVIEALESQQILSINELEDLRFSNNRYEQLLHEKELEISSLKDQVHGTQSEAFSSESERSLIEAKLKKMHDSLEKAKRLNQLYQSDLPFQSTSDEEMEEARKQVEAETAEVIVCLQDELSLLQQEVQVSNMKEMETRDRLMLLQTEMKILEDNLNVKAKDNKNLTEMLEDRENRLRKLTKEWEQVTCEIECILSGGQDSLKDASDQIDHISGSFPTQGSWIYEQFGKIKKFIIEKELAINEIKQCLKDATDRRNDLECMLRSLRGAAVLMSETHQQECSEKDKEILLLASELNAKASRISELENLIRHGKDQLRTSSVCATAALVIVNRLTELNSNYQDSFCYNEVRLRETQEIIYQNYAIINNQASVTNEVQKQNEHLQSELDASEENLIKLKLQLSEQEKLLKELQVKLEETEESKILETCVKLEELNSGVSTLKFCMDEYVKQMGDPQKDNSPEKSIGFSSLDKCQSRTGTATGPNINDIDSCNTKAVRTEASTYSMNASIVEEHLTSKSTSRSVILKNEIESALKSLQEVKTEMVKLHHEKEEISLSEKSRQKSLVSLMNRASLLQNAMDKFEGEFELNITSLNNKLLSMEAILQDSCTSWFKQRELLENELDDAKLVAAQKTIEASCVLEKFEEVQDTMKEADIMINELMIANEALKLNAQELKAKENCTANERDLLINEIQSLKASRNQKDQHHEKLEKMYETDIIFMKGMLSELEDMILQVQTNSMEERMPVAFDFITVKSQVFESTKLIKSLLEEVLSDIFVKDCAVSVLHLCHMGILLETVNGLNVENGLLHHGLSESNSIVSALREQNSRSRKELEMCRILKGKLLADVKKGFDRISSKVEESGDLNQKLASFEKKIHDLLFQEELMLKRSNDMGSELAILTRELDLSNRQTFLSIFDQEKLLKHKDELLECQEENFMLELCAKEFESLISFSELKQMTVLKLDKENTNRSILEILENLKKNVIFCSMDAAFGELLLLGVETEHALLQTEVAEATMKQNALLLALDEKISTIAQMEALNTVLHQDVQSLKEVTRSSEDLISSHDEAIESNRILSCKVHKLESEIENLLDNIKMKEAALETSSIHTSELYRENQKLKSDTCLLETESNRLQLELETKDEKLSKLSFLENENATLQSVLKEQEANYCVLLQALEDKKAEFESSVKGSNDLDIENCRLRDSSSLLKSCIAKLKEDLLLASEETNHHLISHYVIKDYLCSTIHDLKMKLDDIDVVKEENILLRNELRVHETNEKVFLNALNTKSLQLDDLKKYEDEIICKILNMITRKYVEVDYMFRNIVMEVEKATFMEQFELLKNLTTQLDSEFCSAQMEISRKDDILKGLLFDLSLLQESASSSKDHRSENEELTASLCALGKDFELKSLELEEAVVEGQTLKVRLQEMTDTISALKQDSAKEHEIVISLSRQNDELLAGIRDALEANDLLEKELIETRIKSEFLEAEISEIEIALAQMSKATELLKRNLDSSTSQRDDLDRKVFTLTKELERERALAEESRVIASEAQEIAETRNFLAEEKEEEVKLLERSIEELESTINVLERKVDLVKGESERQLLQREELELELYAVKEQMQTVKANDSDIKRCLDEKEQNLQEALQRIQILEREIAEKDKKISHCKAHISELNLHAEAQACEYKQKFKALEAMVGEVKIEVPSTHGANSSSTKLEKNTSKSRGSGSPFKCIGLGLVQQIKSERDEELCAGRQRIEELEALASSRQKEIFLLKARLASTESMTHDVIRDLLGVKLNMNNYANLMDNQQLHSLVNDTQNHNAEAQAEEQKIVDLKCQINEFIKERNGWLDKIERKQAELVAAHVGLEKLQQRDQLLTTENEMLKVDISNHKKLVMELEGELKKLSGQQNIQQRIHHHAKIKEENNLLKTQNEDLSVKLQRTEAIFSRVKEELAQFRAANGKKPYINFDEEQLLDKKLKETEEERLHLAQKLLGFCTTVLKAAGITATSEVNLQVAEEALEQLKNRVIYLEMELEDVKVKNRIVDERMRLSELRTQASPVNLRTGDNSLARNRVSQTPFLSAFER, from the exons CAGCGCTGTGGATTCAAAGGAAGAGGGAAGGGTAGTTTCGAATACGAATACACCGAGATCAACAAGGAAAGTAACAAAGCCTAACTTAAGTTATTCGGAGTGTAATTCAACATATAGCACTCCAACTAAGAGTGTGAGTAAGCCTCCAAATCCCGGCTTTTGTTTAGCCAGTACTTCTAGGCCTCAGCCATATGGAAGTGCTCGAGTTAACTTCGGTGCATTGTCGAAAGGGATGCCGAGTTCTTATAATTCATCAAGTGTTGTTAATACATTTGAGGTTCCTAATTTTGACTTGAAGGAAGAGCCATCATTCTGGATGGAGCATAATGTTCAG GTTTTGATACGAGTACGTCCTCTGAACAACATGGAGAAAAGTAGTGATGGTTTTGAGCGGTGCTTGAAGCAGGAGAGTGCACAATGCATAACTTGGGTTGGGCAACCAGAGACCCGATTCACGTTTGATCATGTGGCATGTGAAGCTGTAGACCAG GAAACACTTTTTCGGGTGGTTGGCTTGCCCATGGTGGAGAATTGCTTGTCTGGATACAATAGTTGTATGTTTGCATATGGTCAG ACCGGTAGTGGGAAGACTTACACAATGCTTGGGGATACAGAAGAACTGGAAGTCAAGCCTCGACCAAATCGGGGAATGACCCCTCGCGTGTTTGAATTTTTGTTTGCACGAATTAGAGCG GAGGAGGAAATTCGCAAAGATGAGAGACTAAAGTACAACTGCAAATGTTCTTTTCTAGAAATTTACAATGAACAGATTACAGATCTCCTGGATCCTTCGTCCTCAAATTTGATG TTACGAGAGGATATCAAAAAGGGCGTGTATGTTGAAAATCTATCAGAATTTGAGGTTAGGACAGTAGGTGACATTCTTCAGCTTTTGTGTCAG GGCTCTTCAAATAGAAAAGTTGCTGCAACAAATATGAACAGAGAAAGCAGTCGTTCGCATAGTGTTTTTACATGTGTGATTGAGAGCAAGTGGGAAACGAATTCCACTACCAATTTTCGTTTTGCTCGGCTAAACCTCGTCGACCTTGCTGGTTCTGAAAG GCAAAAATCTTCTGGTGCTGAGGGTAAACGCCTCAAAGAAGCGGCAAGTATCAACAAGTCACTGTCAACTCTAGG TCATGTAATTATGGTCTTGGTGGATGTAGCTCATGGAAGACCAAGGCATGTTCCTTACAGAGATTCAAGATTGACATTTCTCCTTCAG GACTCTCTAGGCGGAAACTCGAAAACGATGATAATAGCTAATGTCAGCCCTTCTATCTG CTGTGCGGCTGAAACATTGAACACTTTAAAGTTTGCTCAGAGAGCAAAGCTTATCCAGAACAAT GCGATTGTAAATGAAGATTCATCTGGAGATGTTAGTGCTCTGCAATATCAGATACTAATGTTGAAG GATGAACTTGCTGCCCTTAAAAGAGAAAAGATAACTCGATCCTTGTCGTTTGGGCCCAATGCAGATAGAGATACTGTCAAAGAAGAGAATGACAACTATGACCAATGGACTCTTGAGCAAGGAAATGAATCTAGTGACAGTCTTAGAGTGTCAAACAAACAG TTAAAATCAATGGAATTCACATTGGCTGGAGCACTGAGGAGAGAACAGATGGCTGAAACTTCTATCAAACAACTTGAAGCTGAAATTGAGCAGTTGAATCGTCTG GTCAGTCAAAGGGAGGAGGATACAATGTGCATAAAGATGATGTTGAAATTTAAAGAAGATAAAATTCAAAGAATGGAGTCCCTGAATGGTGGCTTAATGTCAGCGGATGCTTATTTGCTGATGGAGAATGCTGCTCTCTCTGAAGAAATTCAGCTTCTACGAGAAAGAATTGATAAAAATCCAGAAGTCACCCGCTTTgctcatgaaaatattaagttGATAGACCAAGTCCGACG GTTTCAAGACTTATATGAAGAAGGGGAGAGAGAAATGTTGATGGATGACATATCTAAACTGCGAAATCAG ATTTGTCTCTTCCTAGAAGAAAATGCAAATTTGGAACATAAT GGTGCTGTTAACACTAGCGGTGAAAGAGATGCCCTTCATATGGAG TTGGAGAGAACTCTTAGTGAGTTGGAGGAAagcaaaagaaagttagattgTTGTCTAGAAAATAACGCAAAGCTGAGAGG AGAAATCAACAAGTTACATGCATCATTAAACACAGTCGGATCTGCTACTCGAGAGCAAGATTTCAGCACAGAAGTAATCAAG GAGTCCATAGTGGAAGTTACCTCTTTCAATAATCAGTCCATAAAGGCCCCTCGGAAAGATGTGGAAACAAAAATCACGAGTCTTATAAATCATGGGGAAGACATCATGGATTTACAACTGGAATTGGACGTTTTGAAAAGTATTCTACAAGAAGAGAGGGCATACCGAGGTGAAGCAGAGGAAATGGCAAAATCTTTGAGCACTGAACTTCTGTTATTTAAAGAAATGTTTGCATCTATAACCAAAGAATACAAAGATGCTCTGGAAGAGGTTGAGAAATCAAGGTTGGTTATTGAAGCTCTCGAGTCTCAGCAGATTTTATCAATAAATGAGTTAGAGGATCTCAGATTCTCTAATAACCGCTATGAACAACTTTTACATGAAAAGGAGCTTGAAATCTCTTCTTTAAAAGATCAGGTTCATGGTACACAGTCTGAAGCCTTCTCATCAGAAAGTGAACGCTCTCTTATAGAAGCAAAGTTAAAGAAGATGCATGATTCTCTTGAAAAGGCTAAGAGACTGAATCAATTGTATCAAAGTGATCTTCCCTTTCAATCAACTAGTGATGAAGAAATGGAAGAAGCCCGAAAGCAGGTTGAGGCAGAGACTGCTGAGGTGATTGTTTGTTTGCAGGATGAACTTTCTCTACTTCAGCAAGAAGTCCAAGTTAGTAACATGAAAGAAATGGAGACGAGAGACAGGTTGATGCTGTTGCAAACtgaaatgaaaattttggaGGACAATTTAAATGTGAAGGCCAAAGATAACAAAAATTTAACAGAAATGCTAGAAGATAGAGAAAATCGGTTAAGAAAATTAACAAAAGAATGGGAGCAGGTAACCTGTGAAATTGAATGTATTCTTTCCGGTGGGCAAGATTCTCTCAAGGATGCATCTGACCAAATTGATCATATATCTGGTTCATTCCCCACACAAGGAAGTTGGATTTATGAGCAATTCGggaagataaaaaaatttattattgaaAAAGAATTAGCAATCAATGAAATAAAGCAATGCTTGAAGGATGCAACGGATAGGAGAAATGATTTGGAGTGCATGTTAAGGTCTTTGCGAGGGGCAGCTGTGCTTATGAGTGAGACGCACCAACAAGAATGTAGTGAAAAGGACAAAGAGATCCTACTATTAGCATCCGAATTAAATGCTAAGGCATCCAGAATTTCAGAGTTGGAGAACTTAATCAGACATGGTAAAGATCAACTTAGAACATCATCAGTTTGTGCAACAGCAGCGCTTGTTATTGTTAACAGACTGACAGAACTGAATTCCAACTATCAGGATTCTTTTTGTTACAACGAAGTGCGTCTCAGGGAGACTCaagaaattatttatcaaaactATGCCATTATCAACAATCAGGCCTCAGTAACTAATGAGGTACAGAAGCAGAATGAGCATCTGCAAAGCGAACTAGATGCATCAgaggaaaatttaattaaattaaaactgCAGCTTTCCGAGCAGGAGAAACTTTTGAAAGAACTTCAGGTTAAacttgaagaaactgaagagagcAAAATCTTAGAAACCTGCGTAAAACTCGAGGAGCTGAATTCTGGAGTCTCGACATTGAAGTTTTGCATGGACGAGTATGTGAAGCAGATGGGAGATCCTCAAAAAGATAATTCCCCAGAAAAGTCAATTGGTTTTTCGTCCTTGGATAAGTGTCAATCTCGG ACAGGTACCGcaactggaccaaacatcaatGACATTGACTCATGTAACACAAAAGCTGTAAGAACTGAGGCTTCAACATATTCTATGAATGCTTCCATCGTCGAGGAACATTTGACATCTAAAAGTACTTCCAGGAGTGTAATCCTTAAGAATGAGATAGAATCTGCCCTCAAAAGCTTACAAGAAGTAAAGACTGAGATGGTTAAGTTGCATCATGAGAAAGAGGAGATTTCATTGTCTGAGAAAAGTAGACAGAAAAGCTTGGTCTCGTTGATGAATCGGGCATCTTTGCTTCAAAATGCTATGGATAAGTTTGAAGGTGAATTTGAACTCAACATTACTTCTTTGAACAATAAGCTATTGAGCATGGAAGCGATCTTACAAGACTCTTGCACTTCCTGGTTCAAACAAAGAGAG TTGCTTGAGAATGAACTTGATGATGCTAAGTTAGTTGCTGCCCAGAAAACTATTGAAGCTTCATGCGTTCTTGAGAAATTTGAGGAGGTTCAAGATACCATGAAGGAAGCAGACATAATGATAAATGAGTTGATGATAGCAAATGAAGCATTGAAACTTAATGCTCAGGAATTGAAAGCTAAGGAAAATTGCACAGCAAATGAGAGAGATCTACTCATTAATGAAATTCAAAGTTTGAAGGCGTCCAGGAATCAGAAAGATCAGCATCATGAGAAGTTGGAGAAAATGTATGAGACAGATATCATCTTCATGAAAGGAATGTTGTCAGAGTTAGAGGATATGATTCTACAAGTTCAGACCAATTCAATGGAAGAACGGATGCCTGTAGCATTTGATTTTATCACTGTTAAGTCCCAGGTTTTTGAATCAACAAAACTGATTAAGTCATTGCTTGAGGAAGTCTTGTCAGATATTTTTGTTAAGGATTGTGCTGTGTCTGTATTGCATCTGTGTCACATGGGAATTCTCTTAGAAACGGTTAATGGACTGAATGTTGAAAATGGTCTTCTTCACCATGGATTAAGTGAGTCAAACTCCATTGTATCTGCACTAAGGGAGCAAAATTCAAGGTCCAGAAAAGAGCTAGAAATGTGCAGAATACTCAAAGGGAAGTTGTTGGCAGATGTTAAGAAAGGCTTTGATCGCATTTCAAGCAAAGTTGAAGAATCCGGGGACCTTAACCAGAAGCTTGCCTCTTTTGAGAAGAAAATACATGATCTACTGTTTCAGGAGGAGTTGATGCTGAAAAGGTCAAATGATATGGGGTCTGAGCTTGCAATTTTGACGAGGGAGCTGGATCTCAGTAACAGACAAACGTTTTTGTCTATTTTCGATCAAGAAAAATTATTGAAGCATAAAGATGAACTTTTGGAATGCCAAGAAGAAAATTTCATGTTGGAATTGTGTGCAAAAGAGTTCGAGTCGTTAATTTCATTTTCCGAGTTAAAGCAGATGACAGTTCTAAAGCTTGATAAGGAGAACACAAATAGGAGCATTCTTGAAATCCTTGAGAACTTAAAAAAGAATGTAATTTTCTGTAGCATGGATGCTGCATTTGGTGAGTTGCTATTGCTCGGAGTTGAAACTGAGCATGCTCTTCTGCAAACTGAAGTTGCAGAAGCAACCATGAAGCAGAATGCATTGTTGCTGGCTCTTGACGAGAAAATTTCAACAATTGCACAGATGGAGGCTTTAAATACAGTTCTTCATCAAGATGTACAGTCATTAAAGGAGGTTACTCGTTCCAGTGAAGACTTGATATCCTCACATGATGAGGCGATTGAATCTAATAGAATTCTATCTTGCAAAGTTCATAAGCTTGAATCTGAAATTGAAAATTTACTAGATAACATTAAGATGAAGGAAGCAGCCCTCGAAACATCTTCTATTCACACCTCAGAATTATATCGAGAAAACCAGAAGTTGAAGAGTGACACCtgtcttctggaaacagaatcAAACAGACTCCAACTTGAGCTGGAAACAAAAGATGAAAAACTTAGTAAACTAAGCTTCCTTGAGAATGAGAATGCAACACTGCAGAGTGTGTTAAAAGAGCAGGAAGCAAACTATTGTGTGCTTCTGCAGGCTTTGGAGGATAAAAAGGCTGAGTTTGAATCATCAGTCAAAGGCAGCAATGACCTTGATATTGAAAATTGCAGACTAAGGGATAGCAGTTCGCTGTTGAAGAGTTGCATAGCCAAGTTGAAGGAAGATTTGCTTCTTGCAAGCGAGGAAACCAATCACCATCTGATTTCTCATTATGTCATCAAAGATTATTTATGCTCGACTATCCATGATTTGAAGATGAAACTGGATGACATCGATGTTGTAAaagaagaaaacattttattaagaaatgaactcagaGTTCATGAGACTAACGAGAAGGTATTCCTCAACGCGTTGAACACTAAAAGTCTACAACTTGATGATTTGAAAAAATATGAAGATGAAATTATCTGCAAAATACTCAACATGATTACCCGAAAATATGTGGAGGTAGATTATATGTTTAGAAATATTGTCATGGAGGTGGAAAAGGCAACATTTATGGAGCAATTTGAATTGCTGAAGAATCTCACGACACAGTTAGATTCTGAATTTTGCTCCGCTCAAATGGAGATTTCGAGGAAGGATGATATTCTCAAGGGGTTATTATTTGACTTGAGCCTGCTGCAGGAGTCTGCATCCAGCAGTAAGGATCATAGAAGTGAAAATGAAGAACTGACGGCTTCTCTATGTGCACTGGGAAAagattttgaattaaaatcaCTTGAACTGGAGGAAGCTGTCGTTGAAGGTCAAACACTTAAAGTAAGACTACAAGAAATGACAGATACAATATCTGCTCTCAAACAGGATTCTGCAAAAGAACACGAGATTGTAATTTCACTATCTCGCCAAAATGATGAGCTTTTAGCTGGCATCCGAGATGCTTTGGAAGCAAATGACTTGTTGGAGAAAGAATTAATAGAAACAAGGATTAAAAGTGAGTTTTTAGAAGCAGAAATTTCTGAAATAGAAATTGCTCTTGCCCAAATGAGTAAAGCAACTGAGTTGTTAAAGAGAAATTTGGATTCATCCACCAGTCAGAGGGATGACCTGGATAGAAAGGTTTTTACTTTGACCAAAGAGCTTGAGAGAGAAAGAGCTCTTGCTGAAGAAAGTAGAGTAATTGCTAGTGAAGCTCAAGAG ATTGCTGAAACTCGAAATTTTTTGGCTGAGGAAAAGGAAGAGGAAGTAAAACTATTAGAACGCTCTATTGAAGAGTTAGAATCTACCATAAACGTTCTTGAACGAAAG GTTGACCTAGTCAAAGGAGAATCTGAGAGGCAACTACTCCAGAGAGAGGAACTTGAACTGGAGCTTTATGCTGTCAAAGAACAAATGCAAACTGTTAAAGCCAATGATTCTGACATAAAAAG ATGTCTAGATGAAAAGGAGCAGAATCTTCAAGAAGCCCTTCAACGCATACAAATTCTTGAAAGAGAAATAGCAGAGAAAGACAAGAAG ATCTCTCATTGTAAAGCTCATATTTCTGAGCTAAACTTGCATGCAGAAGCACAGGCTTGCGAATACAAGCAAAAG TTCAAGGCATTGGAAGCTATGGTAGGGGAAGTCAAAATCGAGGTCCCTTCCACTCATGGTGCAAATTCATCATCAACCAAACTGGAAAAAAATACTTCCAAGTCTCGAGGTTCAGGATCTCCTTTCAAATGCATAGGACTGGGCTTAGTTCAACAGATTAAGTCTGAGAGGGATGAGGAGCTTTGTGCTGGAAGACAACGAATCGAAGAGCTTGAGGCTCTGGCCTCAAGCAGACAAAAAGAG ATATTCCTGCTTAAGGCAAGATTGGCTTCTACTGAAAGCATGACTCATGATGTGATTCGGGATTTATTGGGTGTGAAATTGAATATGAATAATTATGCC AATTTAATGGACAATCAACAACTTCACTCGTTAGTGAATGACACTCAAAACCATAATGCTGAAGCTCAAGCTGAG GAACAAAAAATAGTTGACCTGAAATGTCAGATTAATGAGTTCATCAAAGAGAGGAACGG GTGGCTGGACAAGATTGAGAGAAAACAGGCTGAATTGGTTGCTGCACATGTTGGTTTGGAAAAACTGCAACAACGTGATCAATTGCTGACGACTGAAAATGAGATGTTAAAG GTGGACATTTCCAATCACAAGAAGCTGGTGATGGAACTTGAAGGAGAACTCAAGAAGTTGTCTGGTCAACAGAATATCCAACAACGCATCCATCATCACGCTAAAATTAAG GAAGAGAACAATTTACTGAAGACTCAAAATGAAGACCTTAGCGTGAAGCTGCAGAGAACAGAGGCTATTTTTTCCCGTGTCAAGGAAGAGCTAGCTCAATTCCGTGCAGCAAATGGGAAAAAGCCCTACATTAATTTTGATGAGGAGCAATTGTTGGACAAGAAGTTGAAG GAAACGGAAGAGGAGAGATTGCATTTAGCTCAGAAGTTACTTGGCTTTTGTACTACTGTATTAAAG GCTGCTGGAATAACAGCAACAAGTGAGGTAAATCTCCAAGTGGCTGAAGAAGCACTTGAGCAGCTAAAAAATCGGGTAATTTATCTTGAAATGGAACTTGAGGATGTGAAAGTCAAG AATCGAATAGTGGATGAAAGAATGAGATTGTCCGAGCTCAGGACACAGGCCTCACCTGTGAATTTGAGGACCGGAGATAATTCTCTCGCCCGGAATCGTGTTTCTCAAACTCCATTTCTTTCAGCTTTTGAAAGATGA